The genomic DNA TTGACATCACCCGCGGCGGCTCTAAAATTAAAGCATATTCAAGGCATGGAGCCGTCGTCCGGGCTTTCCGGCGACAGCAACGAAATCGCAGCTAACAAGGAGGCTGCCATGCAACAGCCAAAAGACAACCGTCCACTCGGTGAACTGTTTGTGGAACTGTCCCAGGAACTCCGTACCCTGTTTCAGCAGGAAATGGAGCTGTTTCGGACCGAAATCTCGCAGAAAATGACGCAGATGATTAAGGATGTCGCAGCAGTAGCTATCGGCGGCGTTTTGCTTTACACGGGGTTTCTCGTATTGATAGCGGCCATCGTTCTGGGGGTGGCTGAATTCATGCCTCCGTGGGTGGCCGCTCTGCTGGTAGCCATCGTATTCCTGGCCATAGGTGTCGCCTTCGTACAGA from Geobacter sp. DSM 9736 includes the following:
- a CDS encoding phage holin family protein — encoded protein: MQQPKDNRPLGELFVELSQELRTLFQQEMELFRTEISQKMTQMIKDVAAVAIGGVLLYTGFLVLIAAIVLGVAEFMPPWVAALLVAIVFLAIGVAFVQKGRKDLARMKMVPEKSTDTLKETARWAKTLK